A stretch of Pseudomonas sp. LRP2-20 DNA encodes these proteins:
- a CDS encoding type I secretion system permease/ATPase, with product MESEVSRVQLNHDPRSQHDDPLLDSLLTLCVLHQKPASRAMLTTGLPLPSQRLNPELLPRAAARAGLQGRLLQRKLEQIPSIAMPAMLLLKEGRAAVLLGWENADTARLLLSESDGGEVLVSREALVEDYSGKVFFAQPQHKYDVNHGNLIPRAKSWFRDTLLRSKWLYIDAIAASLVINLIALAAPLFVMNVYDRVVPNQATSTLWVLAIGISGAYLFDLILKGLRGLCLDLAGKKTDLIISATLFERIVGMSMKYRPARVGSFAQNIHEFQGLRDFLASLTLTSLIDLPFTLIILMVIAIIGGHLVWIPILAFPLALGIGYALQRPLMATMERTMALASERQSSLIETLAGLDAVKVNNAESERQYMWEQTLGTLSRLELRVKVLSSLAMNITLLIQQMAGVAMICVGVYLIIDGNLSMGGLVACYMLSGRALGPLSSLNGLLARYQQAKVTMVSTNQMMELPQERNFEERPLSRQVLQGAIEFRGVDFTYPNQQNQALKGINLSIRPGEKVGIIGRSGSGKSSLAKLIVGLYEADNGSLLVDGVDIRQIDVSELRHNVGYVPQDIQLLAGTLRDNLVSGARYIEDELILQAAELSGVHEFARLHPDGYELQVGERGQNLSGGQRQNVALGRALLLNPQILLLDEPTAAMDNTGEERLKQRLQAVIESKTVLLVTHRASLLTLVDRLIVIDRGQIVADGPKASVMDALKKGQISVA from the coding sequence GTGGAATCCGAAGTCAGTCGAGTCCAACTCAACCACGATCCGCGCAGTCAGCATGACGATCCGTTACTGGATAGCCTGCTGACGCTGTGCGTCCTGCATCAGAAACCCGCCAGCCGGGCGATGCTCACCACCGGCCTGCCGCTGCCGTCCCAGCGCCTGAACCCCGAACTGCTGCCCCGCGCAGCGGCTCGCGCCGGGCTGCAAGGCCGGCTGCTGCAGCGCAAGCTGGAGCAGATCCCGAGCATCGCCATGCCAGCCATGCTGCTGCTCAAGGAAGGCCGCGCCGCTGTGCTGCTGGGCTGGGAAAACGCCGACACCGCGCGGCTGCTGCTCAGCGAGAGCGACGGTGGCGAGGTACTGGTCAGCCGTGAGGCGTTGGTGGAGGACTACAGCGGCAAGGTGTTCTTCGCCCAGCCGCAGCACAAGTACGACGTCAACCACGGCAACCTCATCCCGCGCGCAAAGTCCTGGTTCCGCGACACCCTGCTGCGCAGCAAGTGGCTGTACATCGACGCCATCGCCGCCAGCCTGGTGATCAACCTGATCGCACTGGCCGCGCCGCTGTTCGTGATGAACGTCTATGATCGCGTGGTGCCCAACCAGGCCACGTCGACCCTGTGGGTACTGGCCATCGGCATCAGTGGCGCGTACCTGTTCGACCTTATCCTCAAGGGCCTGCGTGGCCTGTGCCTGGACCTGGCGGGCAAGAAGACCGACCTGATCATCTCCGCCACGCTGTTCGAGCGCATCGTCGGCATGTCGATGAAGTACCGCCCGGCACGGGTCGGCAGCTTTGCCCAGAACATCCACGAGTTCCAGGGCCTGCGCGACTTCCTCGCTTCGCTGACCCTGACCAGCCTGATCGACCTGCCGTTCACCCTGATCATTCTCATGGTCATCGCCATCATCGGCGGCCACCTGGTGTGGATCCCGATCCTCGCCTTCCCGTTGGCCCTGGGCATCGGCTACGCCTTGCAGCGGCCATTGATGGCGACCATGGAACGGACCATGGCGCTGGCTTCCGAGCGCCAGTCGAGCCTGATCGAAACCCTGGCCGGGCTGGACGCGGTCAAGGTCAACAATGCCGAGAGCGAACGCCAGTACATGTGGGAGCAGACCCTCGGCACCCTCAGCCGTCTCGAGCTGCGGGTGAAAGTGCTGTCGAGCCTGGCCATGAACATCACCCTGCTGATCCAGCAGATGGCTGGCGTGGCGATGATCTGTGTCGGCGTTTACCTGATCATCGACGGTAACCTCAGCATGGGTGGCCTGGTGGCCTGCTACATGCTCAGCGGTCGCGCCCTGGGCCCGTTGAGTTCGCTCAACGGCCTGCTGGCCCGCTACCAGCAAGCTAAGGTGACCATGGTCTCGACCAACCAGATGATGGAGCTGCCGCAAGAGCGCAACTTCGAGGAACGCCCACTGAGTCGCCAGGTGCTGCAAGGCGCCATCGAGTTCCGTGGCGTCGACTTCACCTACCCCAACCAGCAAAACCAGGCGCTCAAGGGCATCAACCTGAGCATTCGCCCCGGCGAGAAGGTTGGCATCATCGGCCGCAGCGGTTCGGGCAAGAGCTCGCTGGCCAAGCTGATCGTCGGGCTGTACGAGGCGGACAATGGTTCGCTGTTGGTCGACGGCGTGGACATCCGTCAGATCGACGTCAGCGAGCTGCGCCACAACGTCGGCTACGTGCCGCAGGACATCCAGCTGCTGGCCGGTACCTTGCGTGACAACCTGGTCAGCGGTGCCCGCTACATCGAGGATGAACTGATCCTGCAGGCTGCCGAGTTGTCCGGCGTACACGAGTTCGCCCGGCTGCACCCGGACGGCTACGAGCTGCAGGTCGGCGAGCGTGGCCAGAACCTGTCCGGCGGCCAGCGGCAGAACGTCGCCCTCGGCCGAGCATTGCTGCTCAACCCGCAGATACTGCTGCTCGACGAGCCCACCGCGGCCATGGACAATACTGGCGAAGAGCGCCTCAAGCAGCGCCTGCAGGCGGTGATCGAGAGCAAGACCGTGCTGCTGGTCACCCACCGCGCCTCGCTGCTGACGCTGGTCGACCGGCTGATCGTCATCGACCGCGGGCAGATTGTTGCCGATGGCCCGAAAGCCTCGGTCATGGACGCGCTGAAGAAGGGGCAGATCAGTGTTGCATAA
- a CDS encoding HlyD family type I secretion periplasmic adaptor subunit — protein sequence MLHKLDFGVFKDGLRRYFKGSDSLNGQPLPEVNKALIEDAPRVVRLTIWGVIAFFLFLIVWASFAPIDEVTRGEGKAIPSSKVQKIQNLEGGIVAEIFAKEGQVVEVGQPLLRLDETRFASNVGETEADRLAMALRVERLSAEVEDRPLKIDEELRKAAPSQAADEQSLYQSRRQQLQDELAGLQQQLVQKQQELREFTSKRAQYANSLQLLRQEIGMSEPLVAQGAVSQVEVLRLRRSEVETRGQMDSTALAIPRAEAAIKEVESKIEETRGKFRSEALTKLNEARTELNKATATSKALDDRVSRTLVTSPVRGIVKQLLVNTIGGVIQPGSDIIEIVPLDDTLVVEAKILPKDIAFLHPGQEATIKFSAYDYTIYGGLKAKLEQIGADTITDEDKKTTYYLIKLRTEKSHLGTDQKPLLIIPGMVATVDIMTGKKTIMSYLLKPIMKARDEALRER from the coding sequence GTGTTGCATAAGCTGGATTTCGGCGTGTTCAAGGACGGCCTGCGTCGGTACTTCAAAGGCTCCGATTCGCTCAACGGTCAGCCGCTTCCCGAGGTCAACAAGGCGCTGATCGAAGACGCCCCGCGCGTGGTGCGCCTGACTATCTGGGGGGTGATCGCGTTCTTCCTGTTCCTGATCGTCTGGGCCAGCTTCGCGCCCATCGACGAAGTCACCCGCGGCGAGGGCAAGGCCATCCCGTCGTCCAAGGTGCAGAAGATCCAGAACCTGGAGGGCGGCATCGTCGCCGAGATCTTCGCCAAGGAAGGGCAGGTGGTGGAAGTCGGCCAGCCGCTGCTGCGCCTGGACGAAACCCGTTTTGCCTCCAACGTCGGTGAAACCGAGGCCGATCGCCTGGCCATGGCCCTGCGCGTCGAGCGCCTGAGCGCCGAGGTCGAGGATCGGCCACTGAAGATCGACGAAGAACTGCGCAAGGCAGCGCCTAGCCAGGCGGCCGATGAGCAATCGCTGTACCAGAGCCGTCGCCAGCAGTTGCAGGATGAGCTCGCTGGCCTGCAGCAGCAGCTGGTGCAGAAGCAGCAGGAGTTGCGCGAATTCACCTCCAAGCGCGCCCAGTACGCCAATAGCCTGCAGTTGCTGCGCCAGGAGATCGGCATGTCTGAGCCGCTGGTGGCCCAGGGAGCGGTTTCCCAGGTGGAGGTGCTGCGTCTGCGCCGCTCCGAGGTGGAAACCCGTGGTCAGATGGACTCCACGGCACTGGCCATTCCGCGTGCCGAAGCGGCCATCAAGGAAGTCGAGAGCAAGATCGAAGAGACCCGCGGCAAGTTCCGCAGCGAGGCCTTGACCAAGCTCAACGAAGCCCGCACCGAGCTGAACAAGGCGACCGCCACCAGCAAGGCGCTGGACGATCGTGTCAGCCGTACCTTGGTCACCTCGCCAGTGCGCGGTATCGTCAAGCAACTGCTGGTCAACACCATCGGCGGAGTGATCCAGCCGGGCAGCGACATCATCGAGATCGTGCCGCTGGACGACACCCTGGTGGTTGAGGCGAAGATCCTGCCCAAGGACATTGCCTTCCTGCATCCGGGGCAAGAAGCGACCATCAAGTTCAGTGCCTATGACTACACCATTTACGGTGGCTTGAAAGCCAAGCTCGAGCAGATCGGTGCTGATACCATCACCGACGAAGACAAGAAGACCACTTACTACCTGATCAAGCTGCGGACCGAGAAGAGCCACCTGGGCACCGACCAGAAGCCGCTGCTGATCATCCCCGGCATGGTCGCCACGGTGGATATCATGACCGGCAAGAAGACCATCATGAGCTACCTGCTCAAGCCAATCATGAAGGCCCGCGACGAGGCCCTTCGCGAGCGGTAA
- a CDS encoding TauD/TfdA dioxygenase family protein codes for MPAASNALSSIDSAQPQTFEIRPFAGAVGAELIGLDLAKPVTAEDFTRIHRAHLDHHVLVFRDQRISPEQQIAFSRRFGELQIHVLKQFLLAGHPEILIVSNIIENGQNIGLGDAGKFWHSDLSYKELPSLGSMLHAQELPSEGGDTLFADMHKAWDAVPEALRKVVEGRSAAHSYTARYAETKFEGNWRPTLTAEQLAQVKEVIHPVVRTHPENGRKALFVSEGFTTRIVGLPDDESRDVLQQLYALSVLEQNIYRHQWQPHDLVFWDNRSLIHLATGCPAHLRRKLFRTTIQGDAPF; via the coding sequence ATGCCAGCCGCCTCGAACGCCTTGTCGTCCATCGACAGCGCCCAGCCGCAAACCTTCGAAATCCGTCCGTTCGCCGGTGCCGTCGGCGCCGAACTCATCGGCCTGGACCTGGCCAAACCGGTCACCGCCGAGGATTTCACCCGTATTCATCGCGCCCACCTCGACCACCATGTGCTGGTGTTCCGTGACCAGCGCATCAGCCCGGAACAACAGATCGCCTTCAGCCGCCGCTTCGGCGAATTGCAGATCCATGTGCTCAAGCAGTTCCTGCTCGCAGGCCACCCGGAAATCCTGATCGTCTCCAACATCATCGAGAACGGCCAGAACATCGGCCTGGGTGATGCCGGCAAGTTCTGGCACTCGGACCTGTCGTACAAGGAGCTGCCAAGCCTCGGTTCCATGCTGCATGCCCAGGAGCTGCCCAGCGAGGGTGGCGACACCCTGTTCGCCGACATGCACAAAGCCTGGGACGCCGTGCCCGAGGCCCTGCGCAAGGTGGTCGAGGGCCGCAGTGCCGCGCACTCCTACACCGCCCGCTACGCCGAAACCAAGTTCGAGGGCAACTGGCGCCCGACCCTGACTGCCGAGCAACTGGCGCAGGTCAAGGAAGTCATCCACCCGGTGGTGCGCACCCACCCGGAAAACGGCCGCAAGGCGCTGTTCGTCAGCGAAGGCTTCACCACCCGCATCGTCGGCCTGCCGGACGATGAAAGCCGCGATGTGCTGCAGCAGCTGTACGCGTTGAGCGTGCTCGAGCAGAACATCTATCGCCATCAGTGGCAGCCCCACGACCTGGTGTTCTGGGACAACCGCTCGCTGATCCACCTGGCCACCGGTTGCCCCGCGCACCTGCGCCGCAAACTGTTCCGCACCACCATCCAGGGCGATGCCCCGTTCTGA
- a CDS encoding ABC transporter substrate-binding protein → MRKSISRLAASIGLGASLVVGSLAAPAVAQAEGKIRIAEQFGIVYLLLNVVRDQHLIEKHGKEQGIDIEVDWAQLSGGSAINDALLSGSVDIAGAGVGPLLTVWDRTKGRQNVKAVASLGNFPYYLVSSNPKVKTIADISDKDRIAVPAVGVSVQSRFLQYAAAQQWGDKEYNRLDKYTLAVPHPDATAALLAGGTELNGHFSNPPFQDQALANKDVHVVLNSYDLLGPNSPTLLFATEKFRNDNPKTYKAFVDALAEAADFAQKDKAAAADTYIRVTKAKIDRDALIKLIDNPQYEFTVTPKNTYKLAEFLYRVGAIKHKPESWKDYFFQDERPLQGS, encoded by the coding sequence ATGCGCAAATCCATCAGCCGCCTGGCGGCAAGCATCGGCCTGGGCGCCAGCCTGGTTGTCGGCAGCCTGGCGGCTCCCGCCGTGGCACAAGCCGAAGGCAAGATCCGCATCGCCGAGCAGTTCGGCATCGTCTACCTGCTGCTCAACGTGGTGCGTGACCAGCACCTGATCGAGAAGCACGGCAAGGAGCAGGGCATCGACATCGAAGTGGACTGGGCCCAGCTGTCCGGCGGCTCGGCGATCAACGACGCGCTGCTGTCCGGCTCCGTGGACATCGCCGGGGCCGGGGTTGGGCCGCTGCTGACCGTGTGGGACCGCACCAAAGGCCGGCAGAACGTCAAGGCCGTGGCCTCGTTGGGCAACTTCCCGTACTACCTGGTCAGCAGCAACCCGAAGGTGAAGACCATCGCCGACATTTCCGACAAGGACCGCATCGCAGTGCCTGCGGTGGGTGTGTCGGTGCAATCGCGCTTCCTGCAGTACGCCGCCGCCCAGCAGTGGGGCGACAAGGAATACAACCGCCTCGACAAGTACACCCTGGCCGTGCCGCACCCGGATGCCACCGCCGCGCTGCTGGCCGGTGGCACCGAACTGAACGGGCACTTCTCCAACCCGCCGTTCCAGGACCAGGCGCTGGCCAACAAGGACGTGCACGTGGTGCTCAACAGCTATGACCTGCTCGGCCCCAACTCGCCGACCCTGCTGTTCGCCACCGAGAAATTCCGCAACGACAACCCCAAGACCTACAAGGCCTTCGTCGACGCCCTGGCCGAGGCGGCGGACTTCGCCCAGAAAGACAAGGCCGCTGCAGCGGATACCTATATCCGCGTGACCAAGGCCAAGATCGACCGCGACGCGCTGATCAAGCTGATCGACAACCCGCAGTACGAGTTCACTGTCACGCCGAAGAACACCTACAAGCTGGCCGAGTTCCTGTATCGGGTAGGCGCCATCAAGCACAAGCCGGAGTCGTGGAAGGACTACTTCTTCCAGGATGAACGCCCGCTGCAGGGGAGCTGA
- a CDS encoding ABC transporter ATP-binding protein has product MTAPLPGHTASNLSRVATPPLLQVDNLSLEYRTAQRVVRATHQVSFEVDRADRFVLLGPSGCGKSTLLKSVAGFITPREGQILLQGQPVNGPGPDRIVVFQEFDQLPPWKTVKENVMFPLLVSGQLKRAEAEERALHYLDKVGLAAFADVYPHMLSGGMKARVAIARALATQPKILLMDEPFAALDALTRRKMQEELLLLWEEVRFTLLFVTHSIEEALVVGNRILLLSPHPGRVRAEVHSHQYDLGSLGAADFQASARRIHRLLFDEAEAPEQADDLGFNDIRIAY; this is encoded by the coding sequence ATGACCGCCCCATTGCCAGGCCACACGGCCAGCAACCTGAGCCGTGTCGCTACACCGCCGTTGCTGCAGGTAGACAACCTCAGCCTCGAATACCGCACTGCGCAGCGCGTGGTGCGGGCCACCCACCAGGTCAGCTTCGAAGTCGACCGTGCTGACCGTTTCGTCCTGCTTGGCCCGTCGGGCTGCGGCAAGTCCACCTTGCTCAAGTCCGTGGCCGGTTTCATCACCCCTCGGGAAGGGCAGATCCTGCTGCAGGGCCAGCCGGTCAACGGCCCCGGCCCGGACCGCATCGTGGTGTTCCAGGAGTTCGACCAACTGCCGCCGTGGAAGACGGTGAAAGAGAACGTCATGTTCCCGCTGCTGGTGTCTGGCCAGCTCAAGCGTGCCGAAGCCGAGGAGCGGGCCCTGCATTACCTGGACAAGGTCGGCCTGGCCGCCTTTGCCGATGTCTACCCGCACATGCTGTCGGGCGGGATGAAGGCGCGGGTGGCGATCGCCCGGGCGCTCGCCACCCAACCGAAGATCCTGCTGATGGACGAGCCGTTCGCCGCACTCGATGCGCTGACCCGGCGCAAGATGCAGGAAGAACTGCTGCTGCTGTGGGAGGAAGTGCGTTTCACCTTGCTGTTCGTCACCCACTCCATCGAAGAGGCGCTGGTGGTCGGCAACCGCATCCTGCTGCTGTCGCCCCATCCGGGCCGGGTACGGGCCGAGGTGCACAGCCACCAGTACGACCTCGGCAGCCTCGGCGCTGCGGACTTCCAGGCCAGTGCTCGGCGCATCCATCGCTTGCTGTTCGACGAGGCTGAAGCCCCCGAACAAGCTGATGACTTGGGCTTCAACGACATCCGCATCGCCTACTGA
- a CDS encoding ABC transporter permease, producing MTPTPVRQEYEVQLEPLLSVPVERNLPLAQRLWQHGWLRKAVILVVIAALWEAIARYQGNDLLLPTFLQTAAALWDGLLSGELPAKVGVSLVILLKGYLLGIVLAFGLTSLAVSTQLGRDLLGTLTSMFNPLPAIALLPLALLWFGLGDNSLIFVLVHSVLWALALNTYAGFLGVSETLRMAGRNYGLKGLRLVLHILVPAALPSILSGLKIGWAFAWRTLIAAELVFGASSGKGGLGWYIFQNRNELYTDKVFAGLAVVILIGLLVEGLVFNTLERLTVRRWGMQR from the coding sequence ATGACCCCTACACCTGTACGCCAGGAATACGAGGTGCAGCTGGAGCCTTTGCTCAGTGTGCCTGTGGAACGCAACCTGCCGTTGGCCCAGCGCCTGTGGCAGCACGGCTGGCTGCGCAAGGCGGTGATCCTGGTGGTGATCGCCGCCTTGTGGGAAGCGATCGCCCGCTACCAAGGCAACGACTTGCTGCTGCCGACCTTCCTGCAGACCGCCGCCGCACTGTGGGACGGGCTGCTCAGCGGCGAGCTGCCGGCCAAGGTCGGTGTGTCGCTGGTGATCCTGCTCAAGGGCTACCTGCTGGGCATTGTTCTGGCCTTTGGCCTGACCAGCCTGGCGGTGTCGACCCAACTGGGGCGGGATCTGCTGGGCACCCTGACCTCGATGTTCAACCCGCTGCCGGCGATTGCCCTGCTGCCGCTGGCGTTGTTGTGGTTCGGGCTGGGAGACAACAGCCTGATCTTCGTGCTGGTGCATTCGGTGTTGTGGGCGCTGGCGCTGAATACCTATGCGGGCTTTCTTGGGGTTTCGGAAACCTTGCGCATGGCCGGGCGCAATTACGGCCTGAAAGGGCTGCGCCTGGTCCTGCATATCCTGGTGCCGGCGGCGTTGCCGTCGATCCTCTCGGGGCTGAAGATCGGCTGGGCGTTCGCCTGGCGCACGCTGATCGCCGCCGAACTGGTGTTCGGCGCCAGCAGCGGCAAGGGCGGGCTGGGCTGGTACATCTTCCAGAACCGCAACGAGCTGTATACCGACAAGGTGTTTGCCGGGTTGGCGGTGGTGATCCTGATCGGCTTGCTGGTCGAGGGGTTGGTGTTCAACACCCTGGAGCGGTTGACCGTTCGGCGGTGGGGCATGCAGAGGTAA
- a CDS encoding Hcp family type VI secretion system effector — MAFDAFIQIAEIAGESQDEHYKHWIEILGYTFGTSQSTSATASSAGGATSGRTTLSNLTFTKYLDNASCKLLEASCTGQHLKEVRLVVCRAGGDKLKYYEVVLEEVIIADFIQGVHAGVPTEIVQLNYGRIKTTYTRQQRVDGGAGGSVTGGWDRIANKKFA; from the coding sequence ATGGCTTTCGACGCTTTCATTCAAATCGCGGAAATTGCTGGCGAATCACAAGACGAGCACTACAAGCACTGGATCGAGATCCTCGGCTACACGTTCGGCACCAGCCAAAGCACCTCTGCTACCGCGAGTTCCGCAGGGGGCGCCACCTCCGGGCGTACCACCCTGAGCAACCTGACCTTCACCAAATACCTGGACAATGCCAGCTGCAAATTGCTTGAAGCCAGTTGCACAGGGCAGCACCTGAAAGAAGTCAGGCTGGTCGTCTGCCGCGCCGGTGGCGACAAGCTGAAGTACTACGAAGTGGTGCTCGAAGAAGTGATCATTGCCGATTTCATACAAGGCGTGCACGCCGGCGTGCCGACTGAAATCGTCCAACTCAACTACGGCCGTATCAAGACCACCTACACCCGGCAGCAGCGCGTCGATGGCGGTGCTGGCGGCAGTGTCACCGGTGGCTGGGACCGCATTGCCAACAAGAAATTTGCGTGA
- a CDS encoding IS256 family transposase → MPTKKKPLRDLPKIPKELLEQFGEGLMTAEAIEDASAAFKKALIERALHAELGHHLGYPPGAQRPEDETNQRNGKSGKTVLTGDGPLRLDIPRDRDGSFSPILIPKHERRYTGFDDKIIAMYARGMTVREIRAFLSEQYGTDVSPDFISSVTDEVMDEIGAWQQRPLEPMYPVIFFDALRVKIREEGLVRNKAIYLALGVLPDGTRDILGIWIENTEGAKFWMKVFNDLKTRGVEDVLIAVTDGLKGMPEALSAVFPETTLQTCIVHLIRNSLDYAAWDKRRALAKELKPIYQAINAEAAEQALDEFESGPWGEKYPTVVAAWRRAWDRVIPFFVFPPAIRKVIYTTNAIESINAQLRKVIKTRGHFPNDDAATKLIWLGLRNITANWGKPAHDWKSAMNQFAILYGDRFIRPTW, encoded by the coding sequence ATGCCAACCAAAAAGAAACCCCTGCGTGACCTGCCCAAAATCCCCAAGGAGCTGCTGGAGCAGTTCGGTGAGGGCCTGATGACCGCAGAAGCTATCGAGGATGCCTCTGCGGCGTTCAAGAAGGCCTTGATCGAACGCGCTCTGCATGCCGAGCTTGGCCACCACCTGGGTTATCCGCCGGGCGCGCAGCGCCCGGAGGATGAAACCAACCAGCGCAACGGCAAAAGCGGCAAGACAGTGCTAACCGGCGATGGGCCTCTGCGCTTGGATATCCCTCGCGACCGTGACGGCAGCTTCTCGCCCATCCTGATCCCCAAACATGAGCGCCGTTACACTGGCTTCGACGACAAGATCATCGCCATGTACGCCCGTGGAATGACAGTCAGAGAGATCCGGGCCTTCCTGTCCGAGCAGTATGGAACCGACGTTTCACCCGACTTCATCAGCTCTGTGACAGACGAGGTCATGGACGAAATTGGCGCGTGGCAACAGCGGCCATTGGAGCCGATGTACCCGGTCATTTTCTTTGATGCGCTGCGGGTGAAGATTCGCGAAGAAGGCCTGGTGCGCAACAAGGCCATTTACTTGGCTTTGGGCGTTCTACCCGACGGGACGCGCGACATCCTGGGCATCTGGATCGAGAACACTGAGGGTGCGAAGTTCTGGATGAAGGTGTTCAACGATCTCAAGACACGTGGCGTCGAGGACGTGCTGATTGCCGTGACCGATGGCCTTAAAGGCATGCCAGAAGCCCTCAGCGCCGTGTTTCCAGAGACGACATTGCAGACGTGCATCGTGCATCTGATCCGCAACAGCCTGGACTACGCGGCCTGGGACAAACGGCGCGCACTGGCCAAGGAACTGAAACCGATTTACCAAGCCATCAATGCCGAAGCGGCTGAGCAAGCACTCGATGAGTTTGAGAGCGGGCCGTGGGGTGAGAAATATCCAACGGTGGTGGCTGCCTGGAGACGCGCCTGGGATCGCGTGATTCCATTCTTTGTCTTTCCGCCCGCCATCCGGAAGGTGATCTATACCACCAACGCGATCGAGAGCATCAACGCCCAGCTACGCAAGGTCATCAAGACCCGAGGGCATTTCCCGAATGATGACGCAGCGACCAAACTGATTTGGCTGGGATTGCGCAACATAACAGCCAATTGGGGAAAACCGGCCCATGATTGGAAAAGCGCGATGAATCAATTTGCGATTCTGTACGGAGATCGGTTCATCAGGCCAACCTGGTGA